The DNA sequence CATCTCGGCGACCGCGGTGGCAACCAACATGCCGAGGCCCACCGCTTCGCCGTGGGTCAGATCTCCGGGTGCTGCTGCTTCCAGCGCGTGCCCGACGGTGTGACCGAAGTTGAGCACCCCGCGCTGCCCACGCTCCCAGGGATCGGCGGCGACGACGCGCGCCTTGATCCGGCAGCAGCGCGCCACCAGTCTAGCATCGGCCCGAGGCTCCCGTCCGAGTCGCTCAGGATCGCTGCGCTCCAGGGCGCGGAAGAGAGCCCGATCGGCGATCATGGCGTATTTCACGATCTCTCCGAGCCCGCTCTTGCGTTCGCGCTCCGGCAGCGTCCGGAGGAAATCCGTGCCCACGAGCACGTGC is a window from the Candidatus Krumholzibacteriia bacterium genome containing:
- a CDS encoding 3-dehydroquinate synthase family protein — encoded protein: HVLVGTDFLRTLPERERKSGLGEIVKYAMIADRALFRALERSDPERLGREPRADARLVARCCRIKARVVAADPWERGQRGVLNFGHTVGHALEAAAPGDLTHGEAVGLGMLVATAVAEMNGVAQEAMHERLEALLQHLGLRTRAPWEPSLPRLRRFLGRDKKARSGRLHFVLTPRIGACSIGHVVGEEILERALARISPRRPPTRR